The genomic segment TGTCGAGGTGCGACGGCCCCCCGGCCATGAACAGGAAAATCACCCGCCTGGCCCGCGGCTTGAAGTGCGGCTTACCCGGCGTGGCGGGCGGCACCGCGGGCGCGTCGGCGGCCTTCAAGTAGCTGGCCAGCCCGAGCAGACCGACGCTGCCGCCGAGTTCGCGGAGGAATGACCGGCGGGTCGGCCCGAACGGGTCGGCGGGGTCGGGTTGAGTCATGACGGCACGCGGTCAGTTGAGGAACAGAAACTCGTTACTCGCCAGCAGCACCTGTGCGAGCAATTCCCATGCGGGCGAAACGCCTTCTTTCGCAGGCTTAATCAATCGCAACGCCGTTTCCACTTCGGCGGTGGTCGGCTCGCGCAGCAACACGCGACGGAATAGTGCCCGGACTCCGTCGTCGTTCGACTTCCCCGCGGTCGTCCTGGCCAGAGCCGTGGCCGCACGGCGGACGAACGGGCTGTTGAGGAAGTACAACTGTTGAACGGGGGTCGTCGTCGCCTCCCGCTTTTCGCCGTGCGATTTCGGGTCGGGCAGGTCGAACAGCCGGTGGATGTCGGACGGCCGCTCCCGGCTCACCTTGCCGTAGACGGTCCTGCGGGCGCTCCGCTGCCCGTCCAGGTTGTCCGACGGTCCGCCGCCAGCTAGGTCGAGTTGGCCGCTCACCTGGAGAGTCGCGTCCCGCCACTCTTCCAGTTCCAGCCGCTTGCGGGGGGACCGCCACAGCCAGCGGTCGTCCGGGTCCGCGGCGGCGGATTTGTCGTCGTTTCGGCTCGATTGCCGGTACGCCGCGGACAGCACCAGTTCCCGGACCAGCCACTTCATCGACCAGCGGTTGGCGACGAACCGGGCTGCCAGGTCGTTGAGCAATTCGGGATGGGTCGGGCGGTCGCCGAGTGCCCCGAAGTTGCTCGGTGTGGTCACAAGGGATCGGCCGAACACCCAGCCCCACGCCCGGTTCACGAACACGCGGGCCGTCAACCCGGCCGCGTCGGTGACGATCGCGTCAGCCAGTTCCTTCCGGCCGCTCCCCTCTCGGAACGGCTGCGGAGCGCTGGCCGCGAGTACGCCCACGAACCGTCGCGGGACCACTGAGCCGGGGCGAGCCGGGTTGCCCCGGACAAAGACGGGGAGGTCGCGGAACTGGCCGGGCTTGTAGTCGATCGTCGTCCAGGTGGGGTCGTCGCCGTTGACCCACGTTCCGGCGTCCCGGACGACGTTCACGAGTGGGCCGACGTCCAGCCCCTTCTCCCGCTTCCGGAGGTCCGCCACCTGTGTCTCAAACGTCTTGATCTGTTTCTCGAACGGTGCGGTACTCTTCTTCTCCTTGGCCGCCGTTCCGCGCTTTTCCTTCGCGTAGTCGAGGCGAAGGGTTGCGTCGAGGAGAGCGAGTTTGACGGTCGTGAGGGCGTCCGGACCCTCGGCAGCGGGCTTCAGCGGCCGCTCCGTGAGTTGCGTGTTCGACATCACGCCAGCGAGGGCGT from the Fimbriiglobus ruber genome contains:
- a CDS encoding DUF1549 and DUF1553 domain-containing protein; protein product: MKKLDEQKLAPAPLADRRTLARRVYFDLIGLPPTFEQVEAFAADTSPDAYERLVDELLASPRFGEKWARHWLDVVRYAEDNPTGESTCKPPRFPYRYRDWVIGAFNADVPFDHFVRLQLAADLTPDTPPGDYAALGFLGLSPVYHKEPKLSRDVITAFVADEWDERVDVITRGFLGLTVACARCHDHKFDPITTEDYYALAGVMSNTQLTERPLKPAAEGPDALTTVKLALLDATLRLDYAKEKRGTAAKEKKSTAPFEKQIKTFETQVADLRKREKGLDVGPLVNVVRDAGTWVNGDDPTWTTIDYKPGQFRDLPVFVRGNPARPGSVVPRRFVGVLAASAPQPFREGSGRKELADAIVTDAAGLTARVFVNRAWGWVFGRSLVTTPSNFGALGDRPTHPELLNDLAARFVANRWSMKWLVRELVLSAAYRQSSRNDDKSAAADPDDRWLWRSPRKRLELEEWRDATLQVSGQLDLAGGGPSDNLDGQRSARRTVYGKVSRERPSDIHRLFDLPDPKSHGEKREATTTPVQQLYFLNSPFVRRAATALARTTAGKSNDDGVRALFRRVLLREPTTAEVETALRLIKPAKEGVSPAWELLAQVLLASNEFLFLN